The genomic segment TGGCTCGGGGGTGCGGACGGGCGCGTTGGCGAGGAAACCCGGCCGGGGCATCGCAACCACCGGACGGCATCTATCGTGTGCTCGCCGACGGCTGCGGGGAGCGCGACGTGAGCTTTACATTCCGGGTGGATCTGCGGGGCGTGGTGGATCTGCTGAGCCACCACCTGTACGCGACGCCGCGCGTTTATGTGCGGGAGTTGCTGCAGAACGCGGTCGATGCGATCACCGCGCGGCGGCTGGAGGAGCCGCGGGCGCGCGGGGAGATCTGGTTCGAGCCGGCCGACGGCGTGTTGCGGGTGCACGACACCGGGATCGGGCTAACCGAGGCTCAGGTGCACGAGCTGCTGGCGACCATCGGGCGCAGCTCCAAGCGGGACGATCTGGGCTTCGCGCGGCACGAGTTCCTGGGGCAGTTCGGGATCGGGCTGCTGTCGTGTTTCACGGTCGCCGACGAGATCCGCGTGGTGACCCGCCGCGGGGACGAGCCGACCGTGTTGTGGACGGGGTTCAGCGACGGCCGTTATGCCGTTGAGCTCCCCGAGCGGCAGCGGGACGAGCCGGGCACGACGGTCACTCTGGTGCCGCGGCGCGGCGAGGAGCATTGGCTGAGCGGCCGCACGGTTCGTGAGCTGGCCGGCCTGTACGGTTCGATGCTGCCGTTCGAGGTGCGGGTCGGCGACGAGCCGGTCGCGGCGGGGCTGCCGCCGTGGGAGCGGGATCCGGCCGAGTCACCGGCGGCACGGCGGGCGAGGCTCACCGCGTACGCCCGGGAAGCTTTTGGTTTCGAGCCTTTCGACATGATCGATCTGAGCGCGCCGGAGGCCGGGGTGCGGGGCGTGGCGTTCGTCCTGCCGGCCCCGGCCAACCCGGCCGTCCGGGTCGCCCACCGCGTGTACCTCAAGCAGATGCTGCTCTCGGAGGGCATCGAGGGGCTGCTGCCGCCGTGGGCGTTCTTCGTGCGCTGCGTCGTCGACACCACGGAGTTGCGGCCGACCGCGAGCCGGGAGGCGCTCTACGACGACGGTCTGCTCGAGCAGGTGCGGGACACGCTGGGCGACGGGTTGCGGGGCTGGCTCACCCGGCTCGGCACGACGGATCCCGTACGGCTGCGGCAGTTCCTGGAGATCCACCACCTCGGCGTCAAGGCCCTGGCCGTGCACGACGACGAGATGCTGCGCCTGGTGCACGAGTGGTGGCCGTTCGAGACGAACGTCGGGCGGCTCACCCTGGCCGAGTTCCTCGACCGGTACGCGGTGGTCCGGTACACCGCCTCGGTCGACGAGTTCCGGCAGATGGGCTCGGTGGCCGCCGCCCAGCAGATTCCGCTGGTCAACGGGGGTTACGTCTACGACGCGGAGCTGCTGTCCCGGTTGTCCGCGGCGGTGCCGGGGGCCGCCGTCGAAGAGCTCACGCCGGCCGACCTGACCTTGCGCCTCGACCAGCTGCCACCCGCCGACGAGGTGGCCCT from the Paractinoplanes abujensis genome contains:
- a CDS encoding HSP90 family protein codes for the protein MSFTFRVDLRGVVDLLSHHLYATPRVYVRELLQNAVDAITARRLEEPRARGEIWFEPADGVLRVHDTGIGLTEAQVHELLATIGRSSKRDDLGFARHEFLGQFGIGLLSCFTVADEIRVVTRRGDEPTVLWTGFSDGRYAVELPERQRDEPGTTVTLVPRRGEEHWLSGRTVRELAGLYGSMLPFEVRVGDEPVAAGLPPWERDPAESPAARRARLTAYAREAFGFEPFDMIDLSAPEAGVRGVAFVLPAPANPAVRVAHRVYLKQMLLSEGIEGLLPPWAFFVRCVVDTTELRPTASREALYDDGLLEQVRDTLGDGLRGWLTRLGTTDPVRLRQFLEIHHLGVKALAVHDDEMLRLVHEWWPFETNVGRLTLAEFLDRYAVVRYTASVDEFRQMGSVAAAQQIPLVNGGYVYDAELLSRLSAAVPGAAVEELTPADLTLRLDQLPPADEVALRPFQALAQRILDRQGVEVVVRSFDPAGLPALYLLDGDAALQGDMRRIRDGSDELWSSLFDAFTSGPEQRPQLVLNHRNPLTRQAMHTGDEELTTYAIEGLYTQALLLARQPLTPAATAAFNQSFLGLLTRAMGGRA